Part of the Xiphophorus couchianus chromosome 2, X_couchianus-1.0, whole genome shotgun sequence genome, GGTATACATCCTCCTCTCCTcattcttcattttcttccatttgtcaCCAAGGATGACACTGATGGCTCTGGGGTTCAGAGGTTCAAACAGGAGGAGAAGGGTTTTGGACTTGCCATCATctcctgctttttgttttctctttttcttaatGTCGAAATAATGTAAAAAGTGCATTCCGCAGGATCTAAAGCTAAATATGtaccgttttttttttgtttttttttaatgaactagAAActtaagactttaaaataagagaacaaaaattgtgaaattgtgcaattctttaaaagtgtaaaaataatcaAGTGGAtagatacagtatatttatTCTTCAGATTCTTAAAAGTGATTCCAAACTAGTACTGATATAAGTCGAATCAGTTACTGTATTGCTCAGAGTATTGATTCTCCAGGTTTCCGACTGTACTTTTAAAGCTGGAGtaagtaacttttattaaaatttttttaaatatatgttaaaactCCCTGTACTTTTTGACAGCAGAATaggagacagataatctgccgtcctactgccatctgcagaaacactCCATtaggtcagaaacaaccagtcacaGCCAAGATGAATATCTTCCCAGCTTTAAAGCTGGAAATGTGCAGATATAAAAACActccaatatattttttatgatataTAATTAaaaggggagatttttttttatgtataaaacccaaaaaacagGTTTGTCTCCATTACCAGTTCACTGTTTTCCTGCCACGGTTTAACGGTCAAAATCAAGTGTGCATCTTTGCGTCCAACAGAAATATTCCAAACAGCCAGAAATTTTACGTCTGGGGAAACCCAGACTTGTCTACAGCGTGATAAGGCCGCACAAATTAGGTCAACCATAAAGTTGCTGGTTAATTTCCAATAATATTCATCCagatttttctcatcttttcatGCCATCATGATGTCATCACCACTCTCCATGAGCTTCAGCATCTTTCGCACTAAATTTCCTATCAGGTGTGGACAGGAAGAGCCCTTAAGGTTCACCCTGATATAATCCTGACATACAGAATGTGGATCCAACCCACTTGAAATATGATAACCTACTAAATACTGCAATTTCACATTCTAAGGAAACGTGAAATTGCACACATTAATACTGCAATAGGGGCAGTGGTTCAATATACAGAGTAGCTTCAGACAGTAATAACTTATTTAAAGTTATTCTTTAATCacttgtttaattaatttaatcagaaaCTAATTAAATGAGGTAAATGAGGGACTGCTCAGATTGTAACTTAAAATGGATGAAGGTGAAGACTTCTTCGGTgtcaaacacagacagaaaaatatttgggCCCTATGTGTCAAAGTTCACCTGTTGTCCTTTCCGGGATACATCTGCGTGTACTCCACTCTGTACTTCTTGGCAAAGAGCATGAAGGCATTCATTGGCCGCTTGCATTTCGTAGGCGTGGCACCGCTGGCTGTCCCTGAGAGGTGGCTCCGGTGGGATTTGCTGCTGGAGGATTGTGGGGAGCAAGAGCGCTCCAGCTTATCGCAGTCTGGACTGACGGCGCCCCCGCTGGACAGGGAGGCTCTGCGCAGACGCGCCATGCTGCTGAGAACGTAGACTGCTGAGGAATCTAGTGGGGTGAAGTCAtagctgcaaaaaaataaaataaaataaaaaagacattggAGACATTTTAGCATTGTGCGAATTTAATTTGTAACAGATTTTTTCCATTGTAcgtacatttaaattaaaatctaatatatatatatatatatatatattgtatatataatGTATACCATAAACCTCATCGAGGTAATTTTTCAAGCTGGAAACTCTACACATGTATAACCATAAAAGCAGAGCAGGTGTTGACttatagaaatgaaaataagaatataaacTGCATACCTTCTGAAAGTGTCAAAGACAACCGAGTCGTCACAGTTGATGGCATCTGGGTGGTTTGGTGGCAGGCACACATCCCCCAGCTGCATCTCGTAGCAAGGAATCCCATGGTGCACCACGGTAAGGCTTGGGTAAAAGGAAGACCACCCTGACAGAAACAGATGGTGCTGGAATTTAAAGctgtttcaaacaaaacaaccctGACAATAAGTCTGCAGGCAGCAAATGGTATTTTGTCAGTGCTCAGTGAtatcacaaccacaaatttcaatgtgcTTTATGTTGCACAAATAGAAGGGAATATTTAAATGGGACGGGCAAAGATAGGTGgtcatatgttttgttttagcaagAAATCCAAAAAGTGTAGTGTACATATGTATTTACCCCACTTGTTGTGTAATTTTTAGAGATTGTGAGACTATTGCAGATTGTGAATCTAGAGCCAGGAGTCATCACTCTTTGTAAAATCTAGAGCCTAAGAGTCATCACTCTTtgtaaaacagctcaagctcaaTGAGACTGGATACAGAGATTTTCTGTGAAAAGTCTTGCCACTGCttatcaaatacatttaaatttaggctttgactaggccagtaaAACAGATGAATGTGCTGTGATCCAAGCTAGAGACGCAGAATGGGAGAATACTGAAATGGCAGCATTGAttttaatacacatttttaaaaaataataataaaaatatgctcCTTTGTGTTGATCCCATAAagtcctaataaaatacacagaagtttGCGTTTGtgatcaaatgtgaaaatgtttaaggggCATTAATACACCtattaatacaataaaaaaaaaagtattgttaTCTATCAAATACTGTAgaataggcctgtcgcgataaacgataagtCGATTAAtcgtacaataaattaaaactatcgacgtcatttgaattatcggcattatcgtctcttccggcctttttctctttctgttaatgatgctgaatgaaaaaaggctcaactccggtgctctccactgactcctcccttcctcatttccttagtgtaaagcccagcgcagactACACCATCTTAGAGCTGttggccgattgtcggcccatttttaaaacctgacagatcacacattagccgacagaaatcctaggtataacggttcgatcgggttcgatCCTGCcttgtggtgtccaacaatgggcacaaaataatggctacaagttcagtgaactaattttaaaaccaggcattaatcaatgctttactacaatctacctgcaatgcatgtggctagtgtcagtcctgactgaatgaaaatcattataacctatttacatcacgttaacgaagaacagctgaaaagttaccgggtttatcaactgcggtagcaatttggctccaactcctcctcttgtcatttctatattctttgcatgttgaataaacattaatgttgtttccacatatcatctccaatgtccgctggacttcagGTTGCgcagtgtcagctgtttgggattcccagGCATAATGtcccctcagaaagcaggaggagaatccgggctttctgattggctacctgtcacattcaacaggctacgttaaagctcccagtcggggaaaaaccctgatttggatcggagcggcaacgacgatctaccataacacaccacacaatcttagaaagaccaacgttctaagattgttgtaaggggaaaaataggagcaaaaaattatgtagtatgaactattgcatcaggtagtcgatgtgcccatcttctctatttaaatctaattattactgaagggcaacatagtatacagacttcataatctgcactcttttggttgaatgcagtatttattttcacttttactttatgttgtttagtttttttttcaagtgagttttttgttaatggagaccattttatttttgtttttggttgttttgtttattttgtttatcagttccagtgtttagtgttcttttgaaaataaagtgtatctaactttggcaagaaatcgcatggattattatgtcatttccattaaatcagtgtaaaaaggtcttcaaacaatattatcgtttatcgcaataatttttgagacaattaatcgctcagcaaaatttgctatcgtgacaggcctactgtAGAACAAGTTCAAAGGTACCTTTGTTCTTGACAAAAAACGGGTGATCCAATCTGCATTCGGCTGTGAGGAGACCTTTTTCTGGGGACccggggtcaaaggtcagcttgAGCGCAGCCTGGCCAAAGGATACTGTATCTTCATGGTTTACGAGTTTAAGTCCATCTGAACCAAATCTCTGTAAATGAAGGAAATAGCTAATAAGAGAGTTATTTACCAGCAGAATGAGAAAACTGGTGTAGAAACAACTTGGTGTCATGTTTCCTGAAccatgtgtttctgttttatgtcaaGGGATTATCAACGCAAATCATTTAGGTTTCATTTACTGAACTACTGCATTTTTCCTAGGCAACTTGTCTGCCATCTTGTGGCCAGTTCAGGGGAAGTTAGAAAATTCAGAAGCATCTCAATCCTTGAGGTGTGCACTGCCTTACTTTGGTTGAGAATGAGGACTGTGACATGTTTTCATCATCAGAGTCGTCATCCGAATCCCCCAGCTCATCAGCTTCTTGCCATTCCACATTCGGACCTCGGTGGAAGCGCAGGCGGGTTCCTGAATCATCAGCACAACAATGTAACCAGATGAAAAGACCATAGCAGAGTCTATGTAATTAGATGCAGTACAGATGTTTGAACACTAGAGGTTGGAGAGGCTTAACAAATCTACTTCTTCCAAAAATACTCCAAAGTGCGGAGTAAAACTTTGCCTAATCAGTGATGCCTGGGCATAAAGAGTCTGACTCAAACCAAACGGGTTATTTTCTCAAATGAAATGACTCGTTTAAGTTGATATTTTAGTTTCATATGATttgattgtgtttgtgtgtccaaaaatatgagtttattgctcatattttgttacattaccaCCCCAGACCacagtctgttttatttttgttttatgtgacagaccaacagaaagGCACACCTTCCCACTATCTCTGGAAGGAAAACTACAGATTTATTTCACTACGTATAAAACTACAACTTGGTTCGTATTTGAATGCTGtattttttagaatatttttgtaaaccAACCGTAACGtcattcatacattttttttatacctcCCCAAATAATTTGCGTTGATTTATCATATCAagtcccagtaaaatacattagaGCTTGCTGTTGCAACATGATAAAATGCTAAAACGTAAGTTGAGGATGTATGAGTACTTTTGTAAGGTGTTGCAAACGTGCGTGCAAATGCATTTACCTTTTAGGAAGCAGTGCCAGGCTGTGGACGGCCAGGAATGAGACCACGCCATGTCTTCGTCATCAGAAAACGACGAGGACATGGAGAAAACCCCGGACTCTGATTCACTGCTGGCCTGTCGTGGGTAAGAAGCATAATTCTCAAATGATTAGGAATAAATAAACAGCCTAAATATTAAGGGGTTTGCAGGAAATGGTCCTTCGGAGGTTCGTGTGGAGAGTTTACCCTGACGCGTCTGCGCTCCCTGAGGTGGCCTCTGGAAGGGCTGGGCGCGCTGCTGGCTAACGGAGGCCGGGCATAGGAATGTAAACTGTTACTGTTGCCAAAGATGTGAACTGGAGATGATCTGGAATTGATATTGAGATAAATGTAAAGGTTTTTCATGCTTAATATACATTTGCAGTgccattttttgttgtttttttacacaaaaccaAAAGTCCACAGACTGTGTAAGCGACACTCTAGctttaaagtgaaacattaatttgaaaaaagagCTGATGATCTTGACAGAAGCGCTCAGATACAAAAACACCTCAAAAGTACTCTGCAAACCTGCCAATCCTGCTTTCTAAAAACTCCCCTGTGGGAGTACTGgagtgttattattattattatcagcaGGTTTGAGTCACCTAAATGGATCCGATTTTCAAGTTAGAGCAAATTTATCTGAACCTCTTGTGTGGCACGTCCTTCAGCAGAGGGCTCTGGGGACTGGTGGCGATGTTGGCTAACTCGGCGAGCCAGTTGGTGTTAGGGGAGCAGCCGAGCTCCTGATGGGACACGGCTCCGACCTGAAATAAGCCCTGAGACCTCTGgtcttcctccacctcctgcaGTTCAGGCATGTCGTCTGAAGAAAAGATTACAATGAGATTCAGGCTAAATAtggcaggaggaaaaaaaagtagaaaataaatgtaatcctGCTGTTTCAGCATTTCACCGTATTCCATGTGGCAACCAGGTGAGGAAAGCAGGTCCTCGTTACACTTGAGTGGATCAAACGACTCGTCCATTCTCTGTGTGAGTACTCTCCTCCTGCTTTCCAGCAAAGATTGTGAAGCAACTTACTTAGCTTCCATGTTTAGCAACATCAGCTGGTTAAggtcaaaaaaagagagaaataacaAGCACTTAATTAAAGTCGATAAATCGATGCAATCAACTGGATTACTGctggtaaatgttttttgtttgtttgggggttttttgccaTGAAGTAATCAACTGAGTCTATGTATTTCATTATAATATGGATTGAATTAGAATGTACTGGACCTGAATCCTAATAAATGACAGGAATATTTTGGACTAAACTGGGTCTATTGAAACTGGCTGACCACTGCAATCAGAAGATTTTCAAATTAACTGGTACCAATCTGTAACTACAAGCGTGGATACtcaaaaaatcaaattttcaaCACAAATGAAGTAGCATTAAGATGAAGTAAAAAGGTAGTATagacatttgtttatatttctatgACATGTCAGGACATGTCTGTGTTTCATTCAGCCGGTATCAGCAAATAACAGGAAAGCTATACAGAGAACAGCTTTCAACCTCCTTGAACCAGATTTGGAAATGTTACAAACTTTGAGACATCTAAAAATGATACGTTGAGGAATCCTCAAGGAAATGCACATTAAACTCTGCTGCTTCAGCGAGCATCGCTGATATTACAAGgtaatgtttgtgtaaaatgccAATTCTACCACTATTcaggatttgttttaaaaacacaattaaaacctTACTTGCTGTGGTATGTGCCTTAAAATTCTGTCAAATACAATATAATCAAAGGCTAAGTCTGAATGATTTCACTCAActctgtttgaaatgtttctggaTTTATAGATTTTACACATCAGATGTCAACGACATGTTGAAAAATCTGCTCCAGACTGACTGAAAGCCACGAATGTCATTTCAGCCATGAGTGTCAAGGAACGTGTGGGCAAGTCTTTGGGGAATCCTTTGTCTCTATGATTGGTCATGTGACCCGCTGCGTGGAGGCCTTGTTTATAAACTCAGAGGGGGTTGGCGCATGCGCATCAGAGCTCATTCATTCACGACTACGCAGCTGAAGagttaaataacagaaaatcgTCTTAAAAACGGTTTAACGAAACTTGGAAAATCGAAAGCAGAACAAGGAAAACGCTACTGACGACAACATGAGGTGTTTTATaaactccaaaaaaataataattagctaTATTAGCGCTGCAGCAAAGCAAAAATCGTCTTTATTACAAAGGAAGCTGCATTACGCCAAAAATGAATCAGCTCGCAGAAGCAGCACGGGACGAGCTTCTGCTGTCCGCGCAGAGGAAAAACCCGGACTTCATTGGTGGCATGTTGTTAAATAAacgctttaaaaatgttgaaaacgaCGAGGTTATCGGGCGGCCTCTCTTTGCATAAAGGCAGAAGCAAAGCACGTCCACTGAGACCCTGAGCCTGTCGGGTCTAACACAGTAAACAAAAGAATGTCAACAGGTTGAGACATGACGCAACCTCTGCTGCGGTCAAAATGAATGACACAAAAACGTCGACTAAAGCCCAAATCACACTTTTACTCGGCTAACGTGAACTTCTATCAATTGGTTGCTTTATTTCACGAAGCAGCTGTCGGAAGGGGCTCTTATCAACACAGCGAGCGTCACAACGaaacgggggggggggggggggggggggggggacataGTCGATCTCAAGCTGTCATTTACCGCCAAATAAAGCCGTGACAACCCAACTGAAACACTGTGTCAAGGCTGCGAAAACGTAGATGGCATAAAAGTCGGATCAAAACTTAGTTTGAACCGTTATTTCTTCGAAAATAAGTACTCAACTTCCCACTTACCATTTCTTTCTATCGCCATCAAGAAACTCTGTGGCTTTCAGTCGAGGGGTGGGAACGAGGGCTTCCAGAGGACGCCTCCCATTGGCCCT contains:
- the hbp1 gene encoding HMG box-containing protein 1; translation: MDESFDPLKCNEDLLSSPGCHMEYDDMPELQEVEEDQRSQGLFQVGAVSHQELGCSPNTNWLAELANIATSPQSPLLKDVPHKRSSPVHIFGNSNSLHSYARPPLASSAPSPSRGHLRERRRVRASSESESGVFSMSSSFSDDEDMAWSHSWPSTAWHCFLKGTRLRFHRGPNVEWQEADELGDSDDDSDDENMSQSSFSTKRFGSDGLKLVNHEDTVSFGQAALKLTFDPGSPEKGLLTAECRLDHPFFVKNKGWSSFYPSLTVVHHGIPCYEMQLGDVCLPPNHPDAINCDDSVVFDTFRSYDFTPLDSSAVYVLSSMARLRRASLSSGGAVSPDCDKLERSCSPQSSSSKSHRSHLSGTASGATPTKCKRPMNAFMLFAKKYRVEYTQMYPGKDNRAISVILGDKWKKMKNEERRMYTMEAKALAEEQKRLNPDCWKRKRTNSGSQQT